Proteins co-encoded in one Cydia splendana chromosome 11, ilCydSple1.2, whole genome shotgun sequence genomic window:
- the LOC134794945 gene encoding small ribosomal subunit protein uS9, whose product MAAAQEARREPIQAVQVFGRKKTATAVAYCKRGHGVLRVNGRPLDLVEPRLLQYKLQEPILLLGKEKFSGVDIRVTVKGGGHVAQVYAIRQAISKALIAFYQKYVDEASKKEIKDILVQYDRSLLVADPRRCEPKKFGGPGARARYQKSYR is encoded by the exons ATGGCTGCCGCGCAAGAG GCAAGACGCGAACCAATTCAGGCCGTTCAGGTCTTTGGCCGCAAG AAAACTGCGACCGCAGTAGCATACTGCAAGCGCGGACACGGTGTGCTCCGTGTCAATGGCCGCCCGCTGGACCTGGTGGAGCCCCGTCTGCTGCAGTACAAACTGCAGGAGCCCATCCTATTGCTCGGCAAG GAAAAGTTCTCTGGTGTGGACATCAGAGTGACGGTGAAGGGTGGAGGTCACGTGGCCCAGGTGTACGCCATCAGACAAGCCATCTCCAAGGCACTCATCGCTTTCTACCAAAAGT ATGTAGATGAAGCTTCCAAGAAGGAAATCAAGGACATCCTCGTCCAATACGACAGGAGCCTGCTGGTGGCCGACCCGCGCCGCTGCGAGCCCAAGAAGTTCGGTGGTCCGGGCGCCCGTGCCAGATACCAGAAATCCTACCGTTAA